The following coding sequences are from one Triticum dicoccoides isolate Atlit2015 ecotype Zavitan chromosome 4A, WEW_v2.0, whole genome shotgun sequence window:
- the LOC119284845 gene encoding BTB/POZ domain-containing protein NPY4-like: MKFMKLGSNPDTFQDDGSEVRIVETELVSDITVRLGNTKFYLHKFPLLSKCARFQKLIPTTGDENIDIHIHDIPGGPKAFEICAKFCYGMVVTLNAYNVVAARCAAEYLEMNETVDKGNLIYKIDVFLSSSIFRSWKDSIIVLGTTKAHLPWSEDLKLVSHCIDSIASKANVDTSKVEWSYTYNRKKLSAENDLDMQWNGVKKQPAVPKDWWVEDLTDLDIDSYKQVISAIKTMGIVPKDAVGEAIKAYTYKKLPSLSKVSMIHGDGKVRAMLVTITCLLPSEKGSISCSFLLKLLRATNLLKCGEMCRKELVKRIGRQLDEASVSDLLIPTVDGETTGYDIDMILSIVEEYVRQDSKNAQKHNAEVNGHVQAPSASMITVAKIVDGYLTEVAKDPNTPVLKFINLAEAISGNSRPFHDGIYRAIDMYMKEHPSLSKSDKKKLCCLMDCKKLSPEACAHAVQNERLPLRTVVQVLYHEQTRASAAATVRADSICIGSYESSRSGATTNTEDEWDGVIAVEDLSLSSKTTKLEKCHSAEKSHGSSKSTTNGKAKGGATPKKVLGKMLSSKALTGERSSSDSSDSAILRSQDHPKRTPSRSTKPSAAA, from the exons ATGAAGTTCATGAAGCTTGGATCGAACCCGGACACCTTTCAGGACGATGGGAGCGAAGTCAG AATTGTGGAAACTGAATTGGTGAGTGATATCACTGTTCGTCTAGGGAACACAAAGTTTTACCTTCACAAG TTTCCACTTCTATCCAAGTGTGCTCGCTTTCAGAAGTTGATCCCAACTACTGGTGATGAAAATATCGATATCCACATCCATGACATTCCTGGTGGCCCAAAGGCTTTTGAGATATGTGCCAAGTTCTGCTATGGCATGGTTGTCACACTCAATGCGTATAATGTCGTTGCTGCCCGCTGCGCTGCGGAGTACTTGGAGATGAATGAAACTGTCGACAAGGGTAATCTGATCTACAAGATTGATGTCTTCCTCAGCTCAAGCATATTCAGGAGTTGGAAAGATTCCATTATTGTCCTTGGGACAACAAAAGCTCATTTACCATGGTCAGAGGATCTTAAGCTGGTTAGCCACTGCATTGATTCTATTGCTTCAAAAGCCAATGTTGACACCTCCAAGGTTGAATGGTCATACACGTACAATCGCAAGAAGCTCTCAGCTGAGAATGACCTTGATATGCAATGGAATGGAGTCAAGAAGCAGCCGGCTGTGCCTAAGGATTGGTGGGTCGAGGATCTCACGGATCTCGACATCGATTCCTACAAGCAAGTCATATCAGCTATCAAAACAATGGGCATAGTGCCCAAGGACGCTGTTGGTGAGGCAATCAAAGCCTACACATACAAGAAGCTCCCCTCACTAAGCAAGGTTTCAATGATCCATGGTGATGGAAAGGTCCGAGCGATGCTAGTTACCATCACATGCTTGTTACCATCAGAGAAAGGCTCAATCTCATGCAGCTTCCTGCTAAAGCTACTGAGGGCAACCAATCTGCTTAAATGTGGAGAGATGTGCAGGAAAGAGCTCGTGAAGAGAATTGGACGGCAGCTGGATGAAGCGTCCGTGTCTGATCTTCTTATTCCTACAGTCGATGGGGAGACAACTGGTTATGACATTGACATGATCCTTAGTATCGTCGAAGAGTATGTGAGGCAAGATAGCAAAAATGCTCAGAAACATAATGCTGAGGTGAACGGTCACGTGCAAGCACCTAGTGCATCTATGATCACAGTAGCAAAAATCGTTGATGGTTATCTCACCGAGGTTGCAAAGGACCCAAATACCCCTGTTTTGAAGTTCATCAATCTTGCTGAGGCAATTTCAGGCAATTCAAGGCCTTTCCATGATGGGATATATCGCGCCATTGACATGTATATGAAG GAGCACCCAAGCCTAAGCAAGAGCGACAAGAAGAAGCTGTGCTGCCTCATGGACTGCAAGAAGTTGTCGCCAGAAGCATGCGCTCACGCCGTCCAGAACGAGCGCCTCCCTCTGAGAACCGTGGTTCAGGTGCTGTACCACGAGCAGACAAGGGCATCCGCGGCGGCAACCGTCCGAGCTGACAGCATCTGCATCGGCTCCTACGAGAGCTCAAGGTCAGgcgccacaaccaacactgaagacGAGTGGGATGGAGTCATAGCGGTGGAGGACCTCAGCCTTTCATCAAAGACCACGAAGCTGGAGAAATGCCACAGCGCCGAGAAGAGCCACGGCAGCAGCAAGAGCACCACCAACGGCAAGGCCAAGGGCGGCGCGACGCCGAAGAAGGTGCTGGGGAAGATGCTGTCGAGCAAGGCGCTGACCGGGGAGCGAAGCAGCTCGGACTCGTCGGACAGCGCCATCTTGCGGAGCCAGGACCATCCCAAGAGGActccatccaggagcaccaagccGTCGGCTGCTGCCTAG